The sequence CGTCGAGCACGACCGCCTCGACGCCGTTACGCGGGCGCGTGGCGAGCAGCGCCAGGAAGGTCCACACGAGCGTCGCGAGCAGCGCCGCGATGACGACGCCGCTCAGGACGAGGAGCCCGGCCTGCGCCGTGAGGATCCACGCGGCGTTGAGCACGAGGGTCACGGCCACGGGGTAGCCGACGCGGCGCTGGCGCTCGTCGGCGCGCTGGGCGGGGAGCGCCTGCCAGACGGTGTACGCGACGAGGCCGAGGTAGATGACGCTCCAGATGGAGAACGCCGGGCCGGCCGGCGCGACGGGCGTGTAGCTCGCGCTGAGGGCGCCGCTCGACGCGTTCTGGATGCTCCGGTCGCTGAACGCGCCCGAGCCGAACGCGGAGCCCACGATCGCGAACGCCATGCTCGAGATGACGACGATCTGGCGGACGATGTCCTTCACGGTGCCCATGCGGCCTGCTCCTCTACGATGGGATTGTCAGCAGGCGGATAGTAAGCCTGCTGACGATGACTGTAGCAGGAGGTGCCATGGCCGGAGAGGCCGTGCAGGACGAGCTCGCCAGCTGGCCCACCGGGCGGCTGCTCTCGACGGCCGCGCGCGCGGTCGAGCACGCGTGGGCGGAGGCGCTGACGACCCTCGGGGTCACGCACGCGGGCCTCATCGCGCTGCACCTGCTGCGGGACGGGCCGCTCAGCCAGATCCAGCTCGCCCGCTCCGCGCACGTCGAGACGCAGACCATGTCGCGCACGCTCGAGCGGCTGGAGCGGGAGGGGCTCGTGTCGCGCGCACCGGATCCCGCGGACCGCCGCCGGCACGTCGTCGCCCGCACCGCGGCCGGCGCCGCCGCGTGGGAGCGCGCGCAGGCCCTCGAGCAGGACGTGGTCCCCGAGATCGCCCGCTCCGAGGCGATGCGCCGCGGCCTCATCGACGTGATCCGCGCGGCCGGCCGCCCGGCCCCGCCGCCGACCCCGCGCCCGAGCCGACGGCCCCCGCCCCGCGGAAGCGCGCCCGATGACCCGCCCCGCCGATCCGGACCCGATCTCCGCCGCCGCCCCCGACCTCCCCGGCCGCGCGGTCATCCGCCAGGTGTGGAGCGACCTCGCCTTCGTGCACTGGCGCGTGGATCCGGCGCTCGTCGCCCCGCTCCTCCCGCCGGGCACGCGCCCCGACGTGCACGACGGATCCAGCTGGGTCGGCCTCATCCCGTTCGTCCTGTCGCGCAGCGCCTTCCCGCCGCTGCCGCCCGTGCCGTGGGCCGGCACCTTCGCCGAGCTCAACGTGCGCCTCTACAGCGTCGGCGACGACGGCCGCCGCGGCGTCGTCTTCCGCTCGCTCGAGGCCGCCAAGCTCCTGCCCGTGATCGGCGCGCGCGTCGGCCTCGGCCTGCCCTACATGTGGGCGTCGATGACGCACGAGGAGCACGACGGCGTCGTCACCTACACGTCGCGCCGGCACACGGGCGCGCGTCCGACCTCCCGCCTCTCCGTCCGCCCGCTCGGCGAGGAGGTGGCGGGGGATCCGCTCGCCGACTTCCTCACCGCGCGCTGGGGCATGCACGTGGCCCGCGGCGGCGTCACGCGCTACTGGCCGAACACGCACGACGCGTGGACCCTGGAGCGCGCCGAGCTGGTGGACATCGACGACGAGCTGGTCGCGGCCGCCGGCCTCCCCGGCGTCGTCGACCGCGCGCCCGACTCCGTGCTGTTCTCCCGCGGCGTCCGCACGGAGTTCGCGGGTCCGCTACGACCGCGCGCCTGACGCGCGCCCGCCGGAGCGGCTAGCGCTTCGCGCGCGGCGTCCGCGTCGAGCGCCGCTTCCCGCCCGACAGCTCGTCGACGGTCAGCGCCGCGCTCACGAGCGCGAGGTGGCTGAGCCCCTGCGGCAGGTTCCCGAGGAACGAGTGGTCGTCGGCGTCGATCATCTCGGAGTAGATCCCGACGTCGTTGCCGAGGTCGACGAGCTGGTCCATGAGCTCGCGCGCCTCGTCCATCCGCCCGACGCACGCGTACGCGCCGGCGAGCCAGAACGCGCACGCCGTGAACGTCCCCTCCTCCTCGGGCATGCCCGAGTACCGGTAGAGGAGCGGGCCGCGGCCGAGCTCGGAGCGGAGGGCGTCCAGCGTCCGGGACATGCGCTCGCCGCGGTCGAAGCCGGAGACGGCGTGCAGCAGGATGCTCGCGTCGAGGCGCTGGCTGCCCGGGTGCATCACGTAGGCGCCGCGGCCCTCGTCCCAGCACTCCTCCTCGACCCAGGTGCGGATCCGGTCGCGCTCGGCCCGCCAGCGGTCCGGCACCCCGGGGATCTGCCCGACCTCCGCGAGCTCCACCGCGCAGTCGAGCGCCTGCCAGCAGCCGAGCTTGGAGGTCGTGTAGTGCTGCTCGTCCTCGAGCTCCCACATGCCGGCGTCGCGCTTCTGCCACATGTCGCACGTGCGGTCGGCGAAGGTCGCGAGCAGCCGGCCGGTGTCGGCGTCGAGCACGTTGCCGTCGCGGACGTAGGTGCGCACGACGTCGAAGAGGTCGCCGAAGACGCCGAGCTGCAGCTGCGCCTGGGCGTCGTTGCCGTCGACCACGGGGCCGACGCCGCGCCAGCCGGGCACCTCGGGGTTCGAGCTGCCCTCGGGCACGCCGCCCTCGAGCGAGTAGAAGACGTGGAGGTCGGGGCCGTTGTCGCGGATCGTGCGCAGCATCCACGACACCGCCGCGTGCGTCTCCTCGCGCAGGCCGAACTTCACGAGCGCGTTCACCGTGTACGCGAGGTCGCGCACCCAGGCGAAGCGGTAGTCCCAGTTCTTGCCGCCGCCCATGCGCTCCGGCAGCGAGGTGGTGGCGGCCGCGGCGATGGATCCGGTGGGCGCGTGCACCAGCAGCTTGAGCGCCAGGGCGCTGCGCTGCACGGCCTCGGCCCACTCGCCCTCGTAGCGGAACTCGGTGCTCCACTGCTGCCAGTTGCGGATGGTGCGGTCGATGCCCTCGTCCACGATCTCCGGGTTCGGGATCCGCACGGGCTCCCGCTGCGTGCCCACCAGCGTGATCACGTGGCGCGACCCCTCCTTCGCGGTGAACGCCCCCGAGAGCGACTGCGTGCCGGGTTCCGCCGGGCCGTGGTCGAGCCCGACGACCGCGAGCGTCACGCCGTCGACGCGGATCACCGGCCCGTTGCTCGTGGACTGCACCCACGGCGACGACGTGCCGAGCGCGGTGCCCGGCGCGACGAGCCAGCTCATGGCGACCTCGCCCGTGAGCCCCTCGATCCGCCGCCCCAGCTCCGACCACGGCAGCCGCCCCGCGACCCCGGTGACGAGCGCGTCCGTCACGCGCACGCTGCCCGACGCCGTGGTGAAGGTGGTGGTGAGCACGTTGGTGCCGGGCACGTACGCGCGCGTCACCTCGAAGTCCTCGTCGGGCCGCAGCGTGATCCGCCCGCCGTGGGGCGCGTCGAGGATCGCGGCGAACGCGGGCGGCGTGTGCAGGTCGGGCAGCGGCAGCCAGTCGATGTCGCCGTCCTCGGCGATGAGCGCGACCGTGCGCCCGTCCCCGATGGCGGCGTAGCTGCGGAGCGCGATGTAGCCGTCGATGCGCTCGGGTGCGGGGCGGGAAGCGGGCTGTGCCATGGGACTCCTGTCGACGCCGGCAGGAGGAGCACCGACCCGTCCAGTATCCCCGGGCGGCCTCGCCGCGACCCGTCCGCGGACCGCACGGGGAGATGACGGCCCGCCGAGAGCGCATCCCGGACAGCCCGACGGACCACGGCCAATCCGATCCTCCCCGGGTTCCGAAAAGGGCCGATGTGCCCGGAGCGAACCCGAACCGTCCCGGTCACGGCCCGCCGGACAGCGTCGTCCGCGCGGGATCCCGCATCGTGCCCCGCTCGGGGGGACGCGCGTCGGCGGGTCCCGGCGGTACGATCACGGGACCCGAGCACCGCGCCGCACGCAGGAGCTACCCGACTCCTCGCCGGCGCATCAGAGAAGAGCCATGGCCCTCCCATCCATGAGATCGCGCTCCCGCGCGCGCACGCACGCCGCCGCCCGCCCCGCCGCGGATCCCGCCGTCCCCGCCGCCGGCCGCCCCCGCTTCGAGTGGATCGACGCGGGCAAGGGCGCCTGCATGGTCCTCGTCGTCCTCCTGCACCTCTCCCTCATGTACGAGAACGAGGTGAACGAGGGCGCCGCCGCGCTGTGGTGGGACGTCAGCTCCGCCTTCGCGCCCCTGCGCATGCCGCTGTTCTTCTTCATCTCGGGCTTCCTCGCGACGCGCGCCGTCGAGCGCCCGCTCGGGGCGACCCGGGGGCGGACCCTCGGCATCTACTCCGTCTACGCGATCTGGACCCTGCTCTTCCTCGCGCGCCTGTTCGTCCCGCAGGCGCGCGGCGGCGGCGCGGCGCCGACGCCGGGCGAGCTGGCGCTGAGCCTGGTGCTGCCGACCTCGTACTGGTACCTGTGGGCGCTGCCCGTGTTCTTCCTCGTCGCCTGGGCGTGCACCCGCCTGCTCGGCGAGCGCCGCGCGTGGGCGCTGATCCCGTTCGCCGCGCTCGCGGCCGCCGCGCCGCTGCTCAAGCCGCTCACCGCGGGCCTCCTCACGGAGCCGATGGACGCGGTCAAGCTCAGCTCCATCGCGGCGAACCTCGTCTGGTTCTACGCGGGCGTCGTCGGCCGCGACGCCTGGCTGTCGCTCATGCGCCGCGCGACGCCGCTCACCGCGGCGCTCGCGGTGGTCGCGTACGCCGGCGTCTTCGTCGCCCTGCGCGCCACGGGGAACGGCCTGGTCCTCACCTTCGCCATCGCGGCGGTCGCGCTCCTCGCCGGCAACCAGGTCCTCGCGGTCGTCGGCATGCAGAACCCGCTGGCCCGGGCGCTGCGCTGGGTCGGGCGGCAGACGCTCCCCGTCTACGTCTTCCACATCTTCCTGGTCTCCGCCCTGAGCGCCGGCCTCAAGCTGACGGGGCTCGTTCCCGTGCTGCAGCAGCACACGCAGGTCTGGGGCGCGATCCTGCCGATCGCCCTGCTGGTTCCGGTCGTGGTCGCGAGCCGGATCATCGGCGCCGCCGTCCTGGGCTCCCGGCTCCGCTGGATGCTCGAGGGGCCGCGCTGGCTGACGGCGAGCCGCACCGTCGCTCCGGCGGACGCATCGCGCGCCTGACCCGCGACGCGCCGACGCCGCGTCGCCGCCGGGCCAGGCTGGGGGCATGACCCAGCTCGAGGCCGTGCGCGGCGACATCACCCGCCAGGACGTGGACGCGATCGTGAACGCGGCCAACTCGTCGCTCCTCGGCGGCGGGGGAGTGGACGGCGCGATCCACCGTGCGGCCGGGCCCGAGCTGCTCGCCGCCTGCCGCAGGATCCGCGCGGAGGGGCTCCCCGACGGCCTGCCCACGGGCGACGCCGTCGCGACGCCCGGCTTCCGCCTGCCCGCACGCCACGTGATCCACACGGTCGGCCCCGTCTGGTCGGCCTCCGAGGACCGCACCCCGGTGCTCCGCAGCGCCTACCGCCGCTCGATCGAGGTGGCCGCGGGCCTCGGGCTCCAGAGCGTCGCGTTCCCGGCGGTCTCGGCCGGCGTCTACGGCTGGCCGGTCGACGACGCCGCGCGCGTGGCGGTCGGAGCCGTGCGCGAGGCGCTCGCGGACGGCGCGGGCGACGGGATCGAGCTCGTGCGCTTCGTCCTGTTCTCCGACCGGGTGCTCGCGGAGTTCGCGACCGCGCTCCAGGCCGACGCCTGACGCGTCACGCCCGGGGAGTGCCGGGGGCAAAGGGAGAGCCGGCCCTGCCGTCTGGGACGGGGACCGGCGATGGTGCCTGGACGCGGCGTCGATCCGCGGACCTTTCGATTTTCAGTCGAACGCTCTACCAACTGAGCTACCCAGGCGAGCGGGCGACTTCGAGAAGACGCCCACATCGGACAGAAGCCCTCTCGTGCGAGAGGGCTTCCCATCCGTGGCGACCCTGACGGGACTTGAACCCGCGACCTCCGCCGTGACAGGGCGGCACGCTAACCAGCTGCGCTACAGGGCCTTGCATGTCGGTCCTTGCTCGGTGACCCCAACGGGATTCGAACCCGTGTTAACGCCGTGAAAGGGCGCCGTCCTAGGCCACTAAACGATGGGGCCGCTCGCCCTGGTCTCCCAGGCCTCGCAGCAACCGACACGTCAGCATAACCGCACTCCGGGCGAGGACTCAAATCGGGCGTCCGGTGGGGAGGCGCGGCCCCGCCAGCATGCGGATCCAGCGGCGTGTCGCGCGCCCGCTCGCCGTCCATCCCGCCCCGCGCGAGCAGGGACCGCCGAGCTCCTGGGAGGTTCGCGACACGGTCCGCGCGCTGCCCCGGTGTCACCCTTCCGCGGGGTTAGCCTTCGCTCGACCCTCCCGGGAGAGGGGATCCCCGCGGGGATCCCCGCGTCCGCGCGCTGTGCGCCGCGGATCCCCGTTGTTACTGTGAGAGCCGGTGACGGTGTGACGGATGTGATCCGCGACGCCCCGCCGGACCCGCGGGGAGGCGCAGCCGGCCAGCCGGGCGACACGATGATCGGGAACACCATGCACCAGGACCTCCTCCGGAGATCGCGCCCCTCGGGCGCGACGCCAGCGCGCCCGCGCGGTCGCCGCACCCTCCAGGCGATCGTCGCGATCACCGCCGTCCTCCTCACCGGCTCGATTGCGGCACCCGCGCATGCCGACACCTTCGCCTCGTGGGACGACGTGCAGAAGGCGCGCGGCGACGAGCAGGCGCAGCAGGCGCTGGTGCAGAGGATCAACGACGAGATCGCCTCGCTCCAGCAGCGCGTGACCGACGCGCAGGCCCTCGTGGTGCAGCGCGGCGACGAGCACGACAAGGCGCAGCAGGCGGCCGACGACAAGCACGAGGAGACGGTCCAGCTCCAGCAGAGGGTCGAGGCCGCGGACGCCAAGGCCACCCGGTCGCAGGACCAGGCCGCGGGCCTCGCCAAGCAGCTGATGCGCACCGGCGGGCAGAACCTCTCCGGCACCCTCCTCCTCAGCGAGGGCGACGGCACCGACGACCTCCTCGACAAGCTCGGCACGATGAGCAAGGTCGCCGAGAAGTCCGACCAGATCTACGCGATCGCCCTGCAGGACCGCAACGCGGCCAAGTCCCTCAGCGACCAGGCGCAGGTCGCGCTCACCGAGCTCGACGCCCTGAACGCCAAGGCCGAGCAGCTCCTCCAGGAGGCCGCGCAGGCGCAGGCCGACCTGGAGCAGGCGCTCGAGGACCAGAACGCGCAGAAGGCCGACGCCGACGCGAAGCTCGCGGTGATGGCGGAGAACCGCGAGGCCACCGAGGACGACTACCAGGCCGGCGTCCGCAAGCGCCAGGCCGACGCCGACGCCCTCGCGGCCAGCCAGGGACGCGCCGGCGGCGACGTCTCCCCGGGCGCGATCAGCTCCACCGGCTGGACCGCCCCGCTGCCGGGCGCGAACACCAGCGGCTACTTCGGCCCGCGCTTCCACCCCATCCAGCACCGCATGATCTTCCACGCCGGCGAGGACCTCGTCCGCGGCGCCACCTGCGGCGCGACCCAGTACGCGGCGCACTCCGGCGTCGTCACCTTCGCGGGCTGGAACGGCGGCTACGGCAACTACATCCGCATCGACCACGGCGGCGGCGTCTCGTCCGCGTACGGCCACATCATGAACGGCGGGACGCTCGTGCGGAACGGCCAGCAGGTCGTCGCCGGACAGCCCATCGCCCAGACGGGCACGACCGGCGGCTCCACCGGCTGCCACCTCCACTTCGAGATCCGCATCAACGGCAACGCCGTCGACCCCGTGGCGTTCATGCACGGCCAGGGTGTCTCCATCACCAGCACGCACTGACATGAGGAACGACATGAACCACCTCCGCCCGACCACGGTCGTCATCTCCACGCTCGCCGTGGGCGTCATCGCGGTCTCCAGCGGCGTCGCCGCGCAGACCGCGTTCGCCGCCACCGACTACCCCTCGTGGGCGGACGTGCAGGCGGCCAAGGGGAACGTGGCCGACACGCAGGCGGCCATCGACCGGGTGACGGAGCTGGCGACCGGCCTGCAGGTGTCCGCCGACCAGGCAGGCAAGGCCGCGCTCGTGGCCGGCGAGAAGTACGCGCAGACCCAGGCCGCGCGCGACGCGCAGGCCGACAAGCTCGCGCGCCTGCAGAAGAAGGCGGACGAGGCGCAGGCCACGGCCCTCACCAGCCGGATGCGCGCGGGCCTCCTCGCGAGCCACCTCGCGCGCGCCGGGGGACAGGACCTCACCGCGAGCCTGTTCGCGTCCGACGGCGACGACGCCGAGGAGCTGCTCCGCTCGCTCGGCACCATGACGAAGCTGTCCGAGAGCACGCAGTCCGTGTACCAGCAGGCGCTCGCGGACCGCAACAGCGCGGCGTCGCTGAGCGACCAGGCGCAGGTCGCCAAGGACGAGCTGGCGCGCCTCGCCGACGAGGCGCAGAGGTCGCTCGACTCCGCGAACTCCGCCGCCGCGACCGCCGAGGCCGCCGTGGCCGAGCAGACGCGCAACAGCGACCAGCTCATCGCGCAGCTGGCGCTCCTCAAGGACTCGACCTCGGAGATCGAGGCGCAGTACATCCAGAGCATCACGCAGCCGCCGATCCCGGCGGCCGTCGCGGCGCCCTCAGGCGGCTCCGGCGGCGGCGGTCCGGCCTCGAGCGGTGGCGGTGGCGGTGCGTCGTCCGGCGGTGGCGGTGGCGGATCCTCGTCCTCCGGCGGCCGATCCTCCTCCGGCGGTGGCGGCTCGTCCTCCGGCGGTGGCGGCGGCGGCGGATCCAGCGCCCCGGCCCCCGCGCCCGCGCCCGCCCCGGCCCCGCGCCGTCGGGCAACGCGGCCCAGGTCGCGATCGCCTTCGCCAAGGCGCAGCTCGGCGAGCCCTACCAGCTGGGCGGCGCCGGCCCGAGCCAGTGGGACTGCTCGGGCCTTGTGATGATGGCGTACCGCGCCGCGGGCATCGACGTCGGCAGCCACTCGGTGAGCAGCCAGTACAACAGGATGCAGTCGCAGGGCCGCCTCGTCCCGTTCTCGCAGCGCCAGGCCGGCGACATCATCTTCTGGAACAGCGGCGACGGCTTCTACCACGACGCCATCTCGCTCGGCGGGGACACCATCATCGCGGCGCCCAAGCCCGGCGACGTGGTGAAGATCCAGGGCCTGTGGGGCGGCAGCGACCTCATGCCCTACGTGGGCCGACCCGGCTGATCCGCGACCCCCGGACACGACGACGCCCGCCTCACCGCATCTGCTGCGGGGGCGGGCGTCGTCGTGTCAGGCGGGGACGCGGATCAGGCGTCCTCCTCCGGCTCGCCGCCGTGGCCGTCGCCCTCGGCCTGGAGCTTGTCGAAGCCGGCCTGGACGATGCGCTCGGCCTCGGCCGCGTCGCCCCAGCCCTCCGTCTTGACCCACTTGCCGGGCTCGAGGTCCTTGTAGTGCTCGAAGAAGTGCTCGATCTCGCTGCGCGTCTGCTGCGGCACGTCCGCGATGTCCTGGATGTGGGCCCAGCGCGGGTCCTTGGCCGGGACGGCGATGACCTTGGAGTCGATGCCGGCCTCGTCGCTCATGTTGAAGACGCCCACGGGACGGACGGCGACGCCGACGCCGGGGAAGACCGGGTACTCGAGGAGCACGAGCACGTCGACGGGGTCGCCGTCGAGGCCGAGCGTGTTCTCGAAGAAGCCGTAGTCGGTCGGGTAGACGAACGACGTGAAGAGCACGCGGTCGAGGTACACGCGGCCCGTCTCGTGGTCGACCTCGTACTTGTTCCGGGACCCCTTGGGGATTTCGATGACGACGTCGTAGCTGGCCATGGGCGTGCTCCTCGTGGTTCTGACGTGGGCGGGATGCTGCCATAACGTTAGTGGATGCCCTCCGAGCGCCCCCGTCTGACCCCCGCCGTCGCGGACCTCCGTCGGGCGGTGCGCGACGCGCTCGCGACGCCGGCCGGATCGCCTTCCGGGCCCGTGCTCGTGGCGCTCTCGGGCGGGGCCGACTCGCTCGCCCTCGCCGCGGCCGCCGCCTTCGAGGGACCGCGCGCCGGGGTCGCCGCGGGCGCGGTCGTCGTCGACCACGGCCTCCAGGACGGATCCGCCGACGTCGCCGCGCGCGCCGCCGACGCCGCGCGCGCCCTCGGCCTCGACCCCGTCGTCATCACGCGTGTGCGGGTGGATCCGGGCGCCGACGGCCCCGAGGCCGCCGCCCGCGCCGCCCGCTACGCCGCGTTCGACGACGCGCTCCGGGAGACCGGATCCCGCGCGCTCCTCCTCGCCCACACCCTCGACGACCAGGCGGAGACCGTGCTGCTCGGCCTGGCACGGGGATCCGGCGCCGCGAGCCTGCACGGCATGGCGCGCTCCGCGCCCGCGCGCACGGCCGACGCCGTCTACCTCCGGCCGCTGCTCGGGATCCGCGCCGCCGCCACCCGCGCCGCGTGCGCCGACCAGGGCCTCGAGCCCTGGCAGGACCCGCACAACGCCGACCCCGCGTACGCCCGCGTGCGCGTCCGCCACCAGGCCCTGCCCGTGCTCGAGCGCGAGCTCGGACCGGGCATCGCCGAGGCGCTCGCCCGCACGGCCGACCAGCTGCGCGAGGACGACGACGCGCTCGAGCACTTCGCCGCCGAGATGATCGAGGAGATCGCCGACCACGCCGAGGCCGGCATCTCGCTCGAGGTGGCCTCGCTCCTCGCCGCGCCGCCCGCCCTCCGGCACCGCCTGATCCGCCTGGCCGCCCGCGAGGAGTTCGCCGCGCACCTCTCGCGGACGCACGTCCTGGAGGTCGCGCGGCTCGTGACCGACTGGCACGGGCAGGGCCCGGTCGACCTGCCGGGCGTTAGGGTCGTACGCAGGGACGGACTCCTCGTCCTCAGCGCCAGGACGACGGAAGAGTGACATGAGATCCACCGACATCGCCGACGACCTGACCCGGGTCCTCCACACCGAGGAGGAGATCCACGGCCGCATCGCCGGGATGTGCCGCGAGATCGAGCGTGACTACGCCGGCGAGGAGCTCCTCCTCGTGGGCGTGCTGAAGGGCGCGGTCATGGTCATGGCCGACCTCGCGCGCGAGCTCGAGCTGCCGATCCACATGGACTGGATGGCCGTGAGCTCCTACGTCTCCGGCACGAAGTCGAGCGGCGTCGTCCGCATCCTCAAGGACCTCGACGCCGACCTCTCGGGGCGCCGCGTGCTCATCGTGGAGGACATCATCGACTCCGGCCTCACGCTCTCCTGGCTGCTCGCGAACCTCCGCTCGCGCGGCGCCGCGAGCGTCGAGGTGTGCGCCCTGCTGCGGAAGCCGGAGGCGGCGAAGATCGCGGTGGACGTCAAGTACGTGGGCTTCGAGATCCCCGACGACTTCGTCATCGGCTACGGCCTCGACTACGCCGAGCGGTACCGCAACCTCCGCGACGTCGCGATCCTCGCGCCGCACGTCTACAGCTGAGGCGCCCCGCTCCTCCTACCCGCCTCCGGGCGGCCGCACGTTCGGCTGGCGGCGAACACCGCGACCATGCCCAGACAGCCGCTTGTATCCTCGAAGACATCTCGTCGCCGTACGGCGCGGCACGGGCAGAAAGGTGTCGGGCCCGCGCCCCTACGCTCATGAACTTCAAGAAGATCCTCCGCAGCCCGATCCTCATCGTCGTCCTCGCCATCGTCGTGGTGACGGTCGGCTTCAGCCTCATCACCGGATCCGGCTACAAGACCATCACCACGCAGCACGGCCTCGAGCTGATCCAGGACGGCAAGGTCGCCTCCGCCAAGATCATCGACGGCGAGCAGCGCGTCGACCTCACGCTCACGGAGGCCGACGGCGACAACGGCACCATGGTGCAGTTCAACTACGTCGCCCAGCGCGGCGGCGAGATCGTCTCGGCCATCACGGAGGCGAACCCGGCCAAGGGCTTCGACGACCAGGTCCCGCAGCCGAGCTGGCTCCTGTCGGCGTTCAGCATCCTGCTGCCGCTCCTGCTCATCGGCTTCTTCATCTGGATCATGTTCTCCGGCATGCAGGGCGGCGGGAACCGCGTCATGCAGTTCGGCAAGTCGAAGGCGAAGCTCGCGTCCAAGGACTCCCCGAAGGTCACCTTCGCCGACGTCGCCGGGTCGGACGAGGCCATCGAGGAGCTCGAGGAGATCAAGGACTTCCTCAAGGAGCCCGCGAAGTTCCAGGCCGTCGGCGCCCGCATCCCCAAGGGCGTGCTGCTCTACGGCCCTCCCGGCACCGGCAAGACCCTGCTCGCGCGCGCCGTCGCCGGCGAGGCGGGCGTGCCCTTCTACTCGATCTCCGGATCCGACTTCGTCGAGATGTTCGTGGGCGTCGGCGCGAGCCGCGTGCGCGACCTCTTCGAGCAGGCCAAGCAGAACGCACCGGCCATCATCTTCGTCGACGAGATCGACGCCGTCGGCCGCCACCGCGGCGCCGGCGTGGGCGGCGGCAACGACGAGCGCGAGCAGACCCTCAACCAGCTCCTGGTGGAGATGGACGGCTTCGACGTCAAGACCAACGTCATCCTCATCGCGGCCACCAACCGGCCCGACGTGCTCGACCCCGCGCTGCTGCGCCCCGGTCGCTTCGACCGCCAGATCGGCGTCGACGCGCCCGACCTCCAGGGCCGCAAGCAGATCCTCGAGGTGCACGGGCGCGGCAAGCCGCTCGCCGCGGGCGTCGACCTCGAGGTGCTCGCGCGGAAGACCCCGGGCTTCACGGGCGCCGACCTCGCCAACGTCCTCAACGAGGCCGCGCTCCTCACGGCGCGCTCCGACGCGCAGCTCATCGACGACCGCGCGCTCGACGAGGCCGTGGACCGCGTCATGGCCGGGCCCCAGCGCCGCAGCCGCATCATGCGCGACCACGAGAAGCTCATCACCGCGTACCACGAGGGCGGCCACGCGCTCGCGGCGGCGGCCATGAACAACACGGATCCCGTCACCAAGGTCACGATCCTGCCCCGCGGCCGCGCCCTCGGCTACACGATGGTGCTGCCGCTGGAGGACAAGTACTCCGTCACGCGCAACGAGCTGCTCGACCAGCTCACGTACGCCATGGGCGGCCGCGTCGCCGAGGAGATCGTCTTCCACGACCCCACCACGGGCGCGTCGAACGACATCGAGAAGGCCACGTCCACGGCCCGCCGCATGGTCACCGAGTACGGCATGAGCGCCAAGGTCGGATCCGTGAAGCTCGGCTCCAGCTCCGGCGAGCCCTTCCTCGGCCGCGAGCTCGGCGGCGGACGCGACTACTCGGAGGACATGGCCCTCACGGTCGACGCCGAGGTGCGCGCGCTCCTCGACGGGGCGCACGACGAGGCCTGGCAGGTCATCAACGACAACCGCGACGTGCTCGACCGCCTCGCGACCGAGCTCCTCGAGAAGGAGACGCTCGACCACGACCAGCTCGCGGCGATCTTCGCGGACGTCAAGAAGCTGCCGCCGCGTCCGCAGTGGCTCTCGAGCGACAAGCGACCGCTGTCCGACCTGCCTCCCGTGCCCATGCCGCAGAAGGCGCCCATCGACCAGGGCGTCGTCGACGGCGCGGTCGACTCGGAGCCGCCGGCCGGCAAGCCGAAGCGCTCGCCCTTCCCGCGTCCTGCGACGGCGTGACCTGAGTGGGCGTCGACCGGGCGCGCATCGAGGCGGCCGTGGCCGAGCTGATCCTGGCCATCGGCGAGGACCCGGGCCGGGAGGGCCTCGTCACCACCCCGGCGCGGGTCGCCGAGGCGTACGGCGAGTTCTTCGCGGGCGTCGGGGCGGATCCGCTCCGGCACCTGCGTGAGACCTTCCCGCTGCCGGAGACGGACGCGGCGCCGCAGCCCGTCATCGTCACGGGGATCGCGTTCC is a genomic window of Clavibacter capsici containing:
- the tilS gene encoding tRNA lysidine(34) synthetase TilS, with protein sequence MPSERPRLTPAVADLRRAVRDALATPAGSPSGPVLVALSGGADSLALAAAAAFEGPRAGVAAGAVVVDHGLQDGSADVAARAADAARALGLDPVVITRVRVDPGADGPEAAARAARYAAFDDALRETGSRALLLAHTLDDQAETVLLGLARGSGAASLHGMARSAPARTADAVYLRPLLGIRAAATRAACADQGLEPWQDPHNADPAYARVRVRHQALPVLERELGPGIAEALARTADQLREDDDALEHFAAEMIEEIADHAEAGISLEVASLLAAPPALRHRLIRLAAREEFAAHLSRTHVLEVARLVTDWHGQGPVDLPGVRVVRRDGLLVLSARTTEE
- the hpt gene encoding hypoxanthine phosphoribosyltransferase, whose amino-acid sequence is MRSTDIADDLTRVLHTEEEIHGRIAGMCREIERDYAGEELLLVGVLKGAVMVMADLARELELPIHMDWMAVSSYVSGTKSSGVVRILKDLDADLSGRRVLIVEDIIDSGLTLSWLLANLRSRGAASVEVCALLRKPEAAKIAVDVKYVGFEIPDDFVIGYGLDYAERYRNLRDVAILAPHVYS
- the ppa gene encoding inorganic diphosphatase; translated protein: MASYDVVIEIPKGSRNKYEVDHETGRVYLDRVLFTSFVYPTDYGFFENTLGLDGDPVDVLVLLEYPVFPGVGVAVRPVGVFNMSDEAGIDSKVIAVPAKDPRWAHIQDIADVPQQTRSEIEHFFEHYKDLEPGKWVKTEGWGDAAEAERIVQAGFDKLQAEGDGHGGEPEEDA
- a CDS encoding C40 family peptidase, which codes for MMAYRAAGIDVGSHSVSSQYNRMQSQGRLVPFSQRQAGDIIFWNSGDGFYHDAISLGGDTIIAAPKPGDVVKIQGLWGGSDLMPYVGRPG
- a CDS encoding NlpC/P60 family protein — encoded protein: MNHLRPTTVVISTLAVGVIAVSSGVAAQTAFAATDYPSWADVQAAKGNVADTQAAIDRVTELATGLQVSADQAGKAALVAGEKYAQTQAARDAQADKLARLQKKADEAQATALTSRMRAGLLASHLARAGGQDLTASLFASDGDDAEELLRSLGTMTKLSESTQSVYQQALADRNSAASLSDQAQVAKDELARLADEAQRSLDSANSAAATAEAAVAEQTRNSDQLIAQLALLKDSTSEIEAQYIQSITQPPIPAAVAAPSGGSGGGGPASSGGGGGASSGGGGGGSSSSGGRSSSGGGGSSSGGGGGGGSSAPAPAPAPAPAPRRRATRPRSRSPSPRRSSASPTSWAAPARASGTARAL
- a CDS encoding M23 family metallopeptidase, with product MHQDLLRRSRPSGATPARPRGRRTLQAIVAITAVLLTGSIAAPAHADTFASWDDVQKARGDEQAQQALVQRINDEIASLQQRVTDAQALVVQRGDEHDKAQQAADDKHEETVQLQQRVEAADAKATRSQDQAAGLAKQLMRTGGQNLSGTLLLSEGDGTDDLLDKLGTMSKVAEKSDQIYAIALQDRNAAKSLSDQAQVALTELDALNAKAEQLLQEAAQAQADLEQALEDQNAQKADADAKLAVMAENREATEDDYQAGVRKRQADADALAASQGRAGGDVSPGAISSTGWTAPLPGANTSGYFGPRFHPIQHRMIFHAGEDLVRGATCGATQYAAHSGVVTFAGWNGGYGNYIRIDHGGGVSSAYGHIMNGGTLVRNGQQVVAGQPIAQTGTTGGSTGCHLHFEIRINGNAVDPVAFMHGQGVSITSTH